ATGAAGCTAACGCTCATTCAACAGGTGGGGCTGGACGAAGCTATTGCCCAGGCCGAAGCCGATGTAGCTAAGAGTCGCGGTGGGCGTGTCACAGTGGACTAAGCAAGGCGCGGTGCCCGTGCTTGCGGGCGCCTACACGCTGTGCTAAGGAGGGCGACCTGAGGATCTCCCGAGGCGGGATGACTCAAACCGCTATTAGCAATCAGGCCTTAGCCCAGGAGCGCGTTGTATGCCGCAACTAATCAAATTATTTAGTCTAATCGCAGCTGTCACGGTCAGCGTTGCGACCCCTGTCAGTGCCGCCACGGCGGAAGGCTCCGCAGATTGCCTCGAAGTAGCTGCGGCGGAGTTTGGCGAGGCCGTTGCCGCAGCAACCAGGACCTTGAACAAAGACACTGGTCGCTGCGCCAGATTACCATCGATCGAAGTGAAGCAGTCATGTGCCAATGAGGCTTTTGCGCAGTTTGAACAGCGCAAAACCGAGGCCCAAGCGGCGCACCAAGCTAGCGTCGCAGCCTGCTTGCACTAAGCTATCGTTTGGTGGCCCACTTTTCATAGTATACCAAGTCTTCCAGGGGCACCCGCTCCTGCCAGCCGGCCGTTTCGAGCATTGGTTTTTTCTCAAACGTGACCGGATAACCCACACAAAGGTAAGCAACTAAGGTGAGGTTGTCCGGTATGCCCAGTATTTTCTTGGCAGAGTCAGCGTCGACGATACTCACCCAACCCACGCCTATGCCTTCGGCGCGCGCTGCCAGCCACAGATTTTCAATCGCACAGCAAGTACTGTAGACCGCAGTTTCCGGCATCGTTTGCCGTCCCAGACCGGCGCCAGTTTCGCGGTTGGTGTCGCAAGTCACTACGAGACTGATGTCCGCTTCCATGATACCAGCAAGTTTTAGTGAGTCGTAGAGCGCTCGCTGCTCACCTTGGTATTGCGCTGCCGCGGCTTTATTGGCTTTTTTATAGAGCTCAAAAATTTGCTGTTTGGTCTCCTTGGCGCGGATCACGAGAAAGTTCCACGGCTGCATAAAGCCGACAGAGCCAGCATGATGCGCCGCATTGAGGATGCGCTGAAGGACGTCATCGGGCACCGGATCGGTGCGAAAATGGCGAATATCACGACGTTTGTAGATAGCCTCGTAGACGTCCAAGTGGTGCTTCCTCCTTTGGTGTGCCGCGCCCTTTCGGATACACTGAAGCAACTCCATTATACACGGTAGACCATGGCACGAAGTAACTTGGTGCGAGCAAGTCGAAAGAGAGAAGGTTTATGGACATATGGTTGATTCGCCACACAAGCGTCGCCATCGGGCCCAGCTACTGCTACGGGCGCAGCGATGTTGCGCTGGCCGACACCTTTCACGCCGAAGCTGCGGCGGTGCGGGCCAAGATCGGCATTCAGGGTAGTCAGGACGCGCTGGCTCCGGTGATTACGAGTCCTGCCCAACGCTGCACGAGGCTAGCGGCTAGTCTCGGCGGCCAGGTGAGCGAGGACGCGGATCTGTGGGAGATGAACTTTGGCTCTTGGGAGGGGCAAAAATGGGCTGACCTACCACGAGCCGCCATTGACTCGTGGGCCAACGATCTTGGCAACGTGGCCCCGCCCGGTGGCGAGACGCTGACCGAGGTGAGTTTGCGGGCACAGCGTGCTTGGGGGCGCCTCATACAGTTGGGCACCGAGACGGTCTATTGTGTGACCCATGCCGGTGTTATCCGTGTGCTGTTGGCGCATCTATTTGAAATGCCCACGGGTCGGGCTTTTTCGCTGGCCGTGGAATACGGTGGTTGCACGTTAATACAGGTGTCCGATCTGCCGCCAAAACTCAAGAAGTTTAATCTCTGATGTGGTAATGTGAGCCCATGCAGGCCTAGGGATAGCTAGACCGACGACGAGAGAAAGGATCC
This genomic stretch from Deltaproteobacteria bacterium harbors:
- the bluB gene encoding 5,6-dimethylbenzimidazole synthase translates to MELLQCIRKGAAHQRRKHHLDVYEAIYKRRDIRHFRTDPVPDDVLQRILNAAHHAGSVGFMQPWNFLVIRAKETKQQIFELYKKANKAAAAQYQGEQRALYDSLKLAGIMEADISLVVTCDTNRETGAGLGRQTMPETAVYSTCCAIENLWLAARAEGIGVGWVSIVDADSAKKILGIPDNLTLVAYLCVGYPVTFEKKPMLETAGWQERVPLEDLVYYEKWATKR
- the cobC gene encoding alpha-ribazole phosphatase codes for the protein MDIWLIRHTSVAIGPSYCYGRSDVALADTFHAEAAAVRAKIGIQGSQDALAPVITSPAQRCTRLAASLGGQVSEDADLWEMNFGSWEGQKWADLPRAAIDSWANDLGNVAPPGGETLTEVSLRAQRAWGRLIQLGTETVYCVTHAGVIRVLLAHLFEMPTGRAFSLAVEYGGCTLIQVSDLPPKLKKFNL